In a genomic window of Saccharothrix sp. HUAS TT1:
- a CDS encoding anti-sigma factor — protein sequence MTSLPNHVDVAAYVLGVLDEDEVDAFENHLAQCRRCALDLRDFAELPDLLDEADANGMLRANAGERPDGRSVRAMLDSVSDSRARKRRNVALLAAAAAVLLIALTAVVSVNVAAPSDPVASPSSQSVPEQTNLAKGAPDASGSIARTDATTGVFARLSASPEPWGTSVQVEVKGAKGPTRCELVAKSRGGEAVVVGSWLVTGTGPSEDPVAFQAAVGLRWHDIAEFVVRDAEDGASLVRLPTS from the coding sequence GTGACTTCGCTGCCGAACCACGTCGACGTGGCGGCGTACGTCCTCGGTGTCCTCGACGAGGACGAGGTCGACGCCTTCGAGAACCACCTCGCCCAGTGCCGTCGATGTGCGCTCGACCTGCGCGATTTCGCCGAACTCCCCGACCTGCTCGACGAGGCCGACGCCAACGGCATGCTGCGCGCCAACGCGGGGGAGCGGCCCGACGGCCGCTCGGTGCGCGCGATGCTCGACTCGGTCTCGGACTCCAGGGCGCGCAAGCGCCGCAACGTCGCGCTGCTGGCCGCCGCCGCCGCGGTGCTGCTCATCGCGCTGACCGCGGTCGTGTCGGTGAACGTCGCCGCACCGTCCGACCCGGTCGCCTCGCCGTCGTCGCAGTCGGTGCCGGAGCAGACCAACCTGGCCAAGGGCGCGCCGGACGCGTCCGGCTCCATCGCCCGCACCGACGCCACCACCGGCGTGTTCGCCCGGCTCTCGGCCAGCCCCGAGCCGTGGGGCACGTCGGTGCAGGTGGAGGTGAAGGGCGCCAAGGGACCGACCCGGTGCGAGCTGGTGGCGAAGTCGCGCGGCGGCGAGGCGGTGGTGGTCGGCTCGTGGCTGGTCACCGGGACGGGGCCGAGCGAGGACCCGGTGGCGTTCCAGGCGGCGGTCGGCCTGCGCTGGCACGACATCGCGGAGTTCGTCGTGCGGGACGCGGAGGACGGCGCCTCCCTGGTCCGCCTGCCGACGTCCTGA
- a CDS encoding sigma-70 family RNA polymerase sigma factor translates to MLGVARHRRSTSPRRDHGRPDLSLEDELIRRLYQEFGSALLGHAMRLTGSDRQWAEDIVQETLVRAWRNAEKLERDPVLLRSWLFTVARRLVIDDRRKRSVRPQESELTPSDEAPQRDEADRTLAAIVVAEAMNGLTEEHREAILETYLRDRTVGEAAAVLGVPPGTVKSRVYYALRALRRSLQDRG, encoded by the coding sequence ATGCTCGGCGTGGCGCGGCACAGACGCAGCACTTCCCCCCGAAGAGATCACGGCCGGCCGGACCTGAGTCTGGAAGACGAGCTGATCCGCAGGCTCTACCAGGAGTTCGGCAGCGCGCTGCTCGGACATGCCATGAGGCTGACCGGCAGCGACCGGCAGTGGGCAGAGGACATCGTCCAGGAGACGCTCGTGCGGGCATGGCGCAACGCCGAGAAGTTGGAGCGGGACCCGGTCCTGCTGCGCTCCTGGCTGTTCACCGTGGCCCGGCGGCTGGTCATCGACGACCGTCGCAAGCGGAGCGTCCGACCCCAGGAGTCGGAGTTGACGCCGTCCGACGAGGCGCCGCAGCGGGACGAAGCGGACCGCACGCTGGCGGCGATAGTCGTGGCCGAGGCGATGAACGGACTGACGGAAGAACACCGGGAGGCTATTCTCGAGACGTACTTGAGGGATCGGACCGTCGGGGAAGCCGCAGCGGTGCTCGGGGTGCCGCCCGGCACGGTGAAGTCCAGGGTGTACTACGCCCTCCGCGCCCTGCGGCGCTCGTTGCAGGATCGGGGCTGA
- a CDS encoding DUF742 domain-containing protein — translation MSTLRVRPYTRTGGRTHSATTLAIETIVTTNERAERDALTSTAEHRIISDLCRNPHSVAEVAATLRLPLGVVRVLLADMSDMSLINVHADQAIDVKGRPSLELMERVLMGLRRI, via the coding sequence GTGTCGACCCTCCGGGTGCGCCCCTACACCAGGACCGGCGGCCGTACGCATTCCGCGACGACGCTGGCCATCGAGACCATCGTGACGACGAACGAAAGGGCGGAGCGAGACGCCCTGACGTCCACGGCGGAACACCGCATCATCAGCGACCTGTGCCGCAACCCCCATTCCGTCGCGGAAGTCGCGGCGACATTGCGGTTGCCGCTCGGCGTCGTTCGCGTGCTGCTGGCGGACATGTCCGACATGAGCCTGATCAACGTGCACGCCGACCAGGCGATCGACGTCAAGGGCAGGCCGTCACTGGAGCTGATGGAACGCGTCCTGATGGGGTTGCGCCGGATCTGA
- the ispH gene encoding 4-hydroxy-3-methylbut-2-enyl diphosphate reductase: MPGPRPPHDPVPPRVDTLLLASPRSFCAGVERAIEIVDRLLDQRGGPVHVRKQIVHNTHVVADLEARGAVFVDELDAVPDGATVVFSAHGVSPAVREEAARRELEVVDATCPLVTKVHAEARRYAARGDTVVLIGHAGHEEVEGTLGEAPARTVLVESVADVEALRVPDPDRVSYLTQTTLAVDETTEVLAALRARFPALRGPSSADICYATTNRQDAVREVARDADLVLVVGSENSSNSVRLVELARRVGTPAHLIDDVSGIRPEWLAGVRVVGVSAGASAPPRLVDEVVEALGAWDVQIRETARETIQFTLPVAVRAPGRRAAD; encoded by the coding sequence ATGCCCGGACCCCGCCCACCCCACGACCCCGTGCCCCCTCGGGTCGACACCCTGCTGCTGGCCTCACCCCGGTCGTTCTGCGCCGGCGTGGAGCGCGCGATCGAGATCGTCGACCGGTTGCTCGACCAGCGCGGCGGCCCCGTCCACGTGCGCAAGCAGATCGTGCACAACACCCACGTGGTGGCCGACCTGGAGGCGCGGGGCGCGGTGTTCGTGGACGAGCTGGACGCGGTGCCGGACGGCGCGACCGTGGTGTTCTCCGCGCACGGCGTGTCCCCCGCGGTGCGGGAGGAGGCCGCCCGGCGCGAGCTGGAGGTGGTCGACGCGACGTGCCCGCTGGTCACCAAGGTGCACGCGGAGGCGAGGCGGTACGCCGCGCGCGGTGACACGGTGGTGCTCATCGGGCACGCCGGGCACGAGGAGGTCGAGGGCACGCTCGGCGAAGCGCCCGCGCGGACCGTGCTGGTGGAGAGCGTCGCCGACGTGGAGGCGCTGCGGGTGCCGGACCCGGACCGGGTCTCCTACCTGACCCAGACCACGCTCGCGGTGGACGAGACGACCGAGGTGCTGGCCGCGCTGCGGGCGAGGTTCCCGGCGTTGCGGGGACCGTCGTCGGCCGACATCTGCTACGCCACCACGAACCGGCAGGACGCGGTGCGCGAGGTCGCGCGGGACGCGGACCTGGTGCTGGTGGTCGGGTCGGAGAACTCGTCCAACTCGGTGCGGCTGGTGGAGCTGGCCCGCCGGGTCGGCACGCCGGCCCACCTGATCGACGACGTGTCCGGCATCCGGCCGGAGTGGCTGGCCGGCGTGCGGGTGGTCGGGGTGAGCGCGGGCGCGTCCGCGCCGCCGCGGCTGGTGGACGAGGTGGTCGAGGCGCTGGGCGCGTGGGACGTCCAGATCCGCGAGACGGCGCGGGAGACGATCCAGTTCACCCTGCCGGTGGCCGTGCGCGCGCCCGGCCGGCGTGCGGCGGACTGA
- a CDS encoding family 2 encapsulin nanocompartment cargo protein polyprenyl transferase, which produces MTDLDVSPDQRSAREVLHWSRAGVDPALRAAVDRLPESMRAIVGYHFGWWDERGEPIGADAGKAIRPALVMLGAQAVGGSVDAALPAAVAVEMVHNFSLLHDDVMDGDTTRRHRRTAWHVFGVNPAILAGDSLLTSAVDVLAGSGHPQAQQAIRVLSAAVQQLLDGQSADLAFEERADVGLAECVRMAERKTGSLLGASCALGALFGGGLPEQVEHLRSFGERVGLAFQFVDDLLGIWGDPEVTGKPVYSDLVNRKKSLPVVAALTSGTRAGRELDAMYHSDRPLDPARAAELIETSGARVWAQGRADDLLARARQHLKAARPADRAARELEAVARLATRRDH; this is translated from the coding sequence ATGACCGACCTGGACGTGAGCCCCGATCAGCGGTCCGCTCGCGAGGTGCTGCACTGGAGCCGTGCCGGGGTCGACCCCGCGCTGCGCGCAGCGGTGGACCGGCTGCCCGAGTCGATGCGAGCCATAGTGGGCTACCACTTCGGCTGGTGGGACGAGCGCGGCGAGCCGATCGGCGCGGACGCGGGCAAGGCGATCCGGCCGGCGCTGGTGATGCTGGGCGCGCAGGCGGTGGGCGGTTCGGTGGACGCCGCGCTGCCCGCCGCGGTGGCGGTGGAGATGGTGCACAACTTCTCGCTGCTGCACGACGACGTCATGGACGGCGACACGACCCGGCGGCACCGGCGGACGGCGTGGCACGTGTTCGGCGTGAACCCGGCGATCCTGGCCGGCGACTCGCTGCTGACCTCGGCGGTGGACGTGCTGGCCGGCAGCGGTCACCCGCAGGCCCAGCAGGCGATCCGGGTGCTGTCGGCGGCGGTCCAGCAGCTGCTGGACGGGCAGAGCGCGGACCTGGCGTTCGAGGAGCGGGCGGACGTCGGGCTGGCGGAGTGCGTGCGGATGGCCGAGCGCAAGACCGGTTCGCTGCTGGGCGCGTCGTGCGCGCTGGGCGCGTTGTTCGGCGGCGGGCTGCCCGAGCAGGTGGAGCACCTGCGGTCGTTCGGCGAGCGGGTCGGGCTGGCGTTCCAGTTCGTGGACGACCTGCTCGGCATCTGGGGCGACCCGGAGGTGACCGGCAAGCCGGTGTACTCGGACCTGGTGAACCGCAAGAAGTCGCTGCCGGTGGTGGCGGCGCTGACGTCGGGCACCCGGGCGGGCCGCGAGCTGGACGCGATGTACCACTCGGACCGGCCGCTCGACCCGGCGCGGGCGGCGGAGCTGATCGAGACCTCCGGTGCGCGGGTGTGGGCCCAGGGCCGGGCGGACGACCTGCTGGCCAGGGCGCGGCAGCACCTGAAGGCGGCCCGGCCCGCCGACCGGGCGGCGCGCGAGCTGGAAGCGGTGGCCCGCCTGGCGACCCGCCGCGATCACTGA
- a CDS encoding family 2B encapsulin nanocompartment shell protein, whose amino-acid sequence MTVTDPGLAPEEAEQHRQSLSTASARNLASTTKSTPQMQGISPRWLLRKLPWVTTQAGTYRVNRRLTYALGDGRVSFVSTGADIRVIPQELRELPVLRDFPDDDVLVALANRFRLREFQPGDALVSSGDRADEVYLIAHGKVNKVGRGEYGDQTVLDTMAGGDHFGAEVLAGVEAAWEFTAKAVTPVIALVLPLRSVQELEDQVESLRAHIESVARNAGKPQNKHGEAEIEIASGHEGEPDLPATFVDYELSPREYELEVAQTVLRVHSRVADLYNHPMNQTEQQLRLTIEALRERQEHEMLNNRRIGLLHNADLRQRIHTRSGPPTPDDLDELLSRRRKTAFMLAHPRTIAAFGREANKRGVYPGTADVDGTKVVTWRGVPLLPSDKIPITPQHTTSILAMRVGEQDNGVIGLHQPGIPDEVQPGLNARFMGVNEKAIVSYLVSAYFSVAVLVPDALGVLEHVEIGRS is encoded by the coding sequence GTGACCGTGACAGACCCCGGCCTCGCACCGGAAGAGGCCGAGCAGCACCGCCAGAGCCTGAGCACCGCGAGCGCGCGGAACCTGGCGAGCACCACCAAGTCCACACCGCAGATGCAGGGCATCTCGCCGCGGTGGTTGCTGCGGAAGCTGCCCTGGGTGACCACCCAGGCAGGCACCTACCGGGTCAACCGCCGCCTCACCTACGCGCTCGGCGACGGGCGGGTGAGCTTCGTCAGCACCGGCGCCGACATCCGGGTGATCCCGCAGGAGCTGCGGGAGCTGCCGGTGCTGCGCGACTTCCCGGACGACGACGTGCTGGTCGCGCTGGCGAACCGGTTCCGGCTGCGCGAGTTCCAGCCGGGTGACGCGCTGGTCTCCTCGGGCGACCGGGCCGACGAGGTGTACCTGATCGCGCACGGCAAAGTGAACAAGGTCGGCCGCGGCGAGTACGGCGACCAGACCGTGCTGGACACGATGGCCGGTGGCGACCACTTCGGCGCCGAGGTGCTGGCCGGCGTCGAGGCGGCGTGGGAGTTCACCGCCAAGGCGGTCACCCCGGTGATCGCCCTGGTGCTGCCGCTGCGGTCGGTGCAGGAGCTGGAGGACCAGGTCGAGTCGCTGCGCGCGCACATCGAGTCGGTCGCGCGCAACGCGGGCAAGCCGCAGAACAAGCACGGCGAGGCGGAGATCGAGATCGCCTCGGGCCACGAGGGCGAGCCGGACCTGCCCGCGACGTTCGTGGACTACGAGCTGTCGCCGCGCGAGTACGAGCTGGAGGTGGCGCAGACCGTGCTGCGGGTGCACAGCCGCGTCGCCGACCTCTACAACCACCCGATGAACCAGACCGAGCAGCAGCTGCGGCTGACCATCGAGGCGCTGCGCGAGCGCCAGGAGCACGAAATGCTCAACAACCGCCGGATCGGGCTGCTGCACAACGCCGACCTGCGGCAGCGCATCCACACCCGCAGCGGCCCGCCGACCCCGGACGACCTGGACGAGCTGCTGTCCCGGCGGCGCAAGACGGCGTTCATGCTGGCCCACCCGCGCACCATCGCCGCGTTCGGCCGGGAGGCCAACAAGCGCGGCGTGTACCCGGGCACGGCCGACGTGGACGGCACGAAGGTCGTCACCTGGCGCGGTGTGCCGCTGCTGCCGTCGGACAAGATCCCGATCACGCCGCAGCACACCACCTCGATCCTGGCCATGCGGGTCGGCGAGCAGGACAACGGCGTGATCGGCCTGCACCAGCCCGGCATCCCGGACGAGGTGCAGCCCGGCCTGAACGCCCGGTTCATGGGCGTCAACGAGAAGGCGATCGTGTCCTACCTGGTCAGCGCGTACTTCTCGGTCGCCGTGCTGGTGCCCGACGCCCTCGGGGTGCTGGAGCACGTGGAGATCGGTCGGTCCTGA
- a CDS encoding NAD(P)-dependent oxidoreductase, translating to MEVGFVGLGIMGQPMALNLARSGRPLVVWNRSPERAQPLRDAGASVAATPDEVFDRADVVILMLADEGAIDAVLGRGTDRFERLVRGRTVVHMGTTSPGFSNGLATDVGAAGGEYVEAPVSGSRGPAEAGELVAMLAGPPAAVARVREVIAPMCAEAVDCGQAPDALLMKLAVNLFLITMTTGLTEAFHFAERHGLDRRTLVEVLDKGPMASKVSRAKTAKLLADDFEAQAAARDVLMNNQLIADAARAAGVASPLLDTCLALFTRAVELGHGKEDMVAVLHALRERSDPAQPHQDAFHQLQ from the coding sequence GTGGAGGTCGGTTTCGTCGGTCTCGGCATCATGGGTCAGCCGATGGCCCTCAACCTGGCCCGGTCCGGCCGGCCGCTGGTGGTGTGGAACCGGTCGCCGGAGCGGGCGCAGCCGCTGCGGGACGCGGGCGCGAGCGTCGCGGCGACACCGGACGAGGTCTTCGACCGCGCCGACGTGGTGATCCTGATGCTGGCCGACGAGGGCGCGATCGACGCGGTCCTCGGCCGCGGCACGGACCGCTTCGAGCGGCTGGTCCGCGGTCGCACGGTCGTGCACATGGGCACGACGTCGCCGGGCTTCTCGAACGGCCTCGCCACCGACGTGGGCGCGGCGGGCGGGGAGTACGTCGAAGCGCCCGTCTCCGGCTCGCGCGGCCCGGCCGAGGCGGGCGAGCTGGTCGCCATGCTCGCCGGTCCGCCCGCCGCCGTGGCCAGGGTGCGCGAGGTGATCGCGCCGATGTGCGCCGAGGCGGTGGACTGCGGTCAGGCGCCCGACGCCCTGCTGATGAAGCTGGCGGTGAACCTGTTCCTGATCACCATGACCACCGGCCTCACCGAGGCGTTCCACTTCGCCGAGCGGCACGGCCTGGACCGGCGCACCCTGGTCGAGGTGCTGGACAAGGGGCCGATGGCCAGCAAGGTGTCCCGCGCGAAGACCGCCAAGCTCCTCGCCGACGACTTCGAGGCCCAGGCCGCGGCCCGCGACGTGCTGATGAACAACCAGCTCATCGCCGACGCCGCCCGCGCCGCCGGTGTCGCCTCACCGCTGCTCGACACCTGCCTGGCGCTGTTCACCCGCGCGGTGGAGCTGGGGCACGGCAAGGAGGACATGGTGGCCGTGCTGCACGCGCTGCGGGAGCGCTCAGATCCGGCGCAACCCCATCAGGACGCGTTCCATCAGCTCCAGTGA